One Elephas maximus indicus isolate mEleMax1 chromosome X, mEleMax1 primary haplotype, whole genome shotgun sequence DNA segment encodes these proteins:
- the RBM10 gene encoding RNA-binding protein 10 isoform X9: protein MSGSPPLTARTEKVSVDAGRGGGESLQEAASPRLADHGGSSGGGWEVKRSQRLRRGPSSPRRPYQDMEYERRGGRGDRTGRYGATDRSQDDSGESRSRDHDYRDMDYRSYPREYGSQEGKHDYDDSSEEQSAEIRGQLQSHGVQAREVRLMRNKSSGQSRGFAFVEFSHLQDATRWMEANQHSLNILGQKVSMHYSDPKPKINEDWLCNKCGVQNFKRREKCFKCGVPKSEAEQKLPLGSRLDQQTLSLGGRELSQGLLPLPQPYQAQGVLASQALSQGSESSSENANDTIILRNLNPHSTMDSILGALAPYAVLSSSNVRVIKDKQTQLNRGFAFIQLSTIEAAQLLQILQALHPPLTIDGKTINVEFAKGSKRDMASNEGSRINAASVASTAIAAAQWAISQASQGGEGAWATPEEPTVDYSYYQQDEGYGGSQGTESSLYAHGYLKGTKGPSITGTKGDPAGAGPEASLEPGADSVSLQAFSRTQAGAAPSIYQQSAAEVSSSQGSAANSQSYTIMSPAVLKSELQSPTHPSSALPPATSPTAQESYSQYPVPDVSTYQYDETSGYYYDPQTGLYYDPNSQYYYNAQSQQYLYWDGERRTYVPALEQSADGHKETGAPSKEGKEKKEKHKTKTAQQIAKDMERWARSLNKQKENFKNSFQPISSLRDDERRESATADAGYAILEKKGALAERQHTSMDLPKLASDDRPSPPRGLVAAYSGESDSEEEQERGGTEREEKLTDWQKLACLLCRRQFPSKEALIRHQQLSGLHKQNLEIHRRAHLSENELEALEKNDMEQMKYRDRAAERREKYGIPEPPEPKRRKYGGMSAASVDFEQPTRDGLGSDNIGSRMLQAMGWKEGSGLGRKKQGIITPIEAQTRVRGSGLGARGSSYGVTSTESYKETLHKTMVTRFNEAQ from the exons aggtggtCGTGGAGACAGGACTGGCCGCTATGGAGCCACTGACCGCTCGCAGGATGACAGTGGGGAGAGCCGCAGCCGAGACCACGACTACCGGGACATGGACTACCGTTCGTATCCCCGCGAATATGGCAGCCAGGAGGGCAAGCATGATTATGACGACTCATCCGAGGAGCAGAGTGCAGAG ATCCGTGGCCAGCTGCAGTCCCACGGGGTCCAAGCACGGGAGGTCCGGCTGATGCGGAACAAATCCTCAG GTCAGAGCCGGGGCTTCGCCTTCGTCGAGTTTAGTCACTTGCAGGACGCTACACGATGGATGGAAGCCAATCAG CACTCCCTCAACATCCTGGGCCAGAAGGTGTCCATGCACTACAGTGACCCCAAGCCCAAGATCAACGAGGACTGGCTTTGTAATAAG TGTGGAGTCCAGAACTTCAAACGACGTGAGAAGTGCTTCAAATGTGGTGTGCCCAAGTCAG AGGCAGAGCAGAAGCTGCCCCTCGGCTCAAGGCTGGATCAGCAGACGCTGTCACTGGGTGGACGGGAGCTAAGCCAGGGTCTGCTCCCCCTGCCACAGCCCTATCAGGCCCAGGGAGTGCTGGCCTCCCAAGCCCTGTCACAGGGCTCAGAGTCAAGCTCAGAGAATGCCAACGACA CTATCATTTTGCGCAACCTGAACCCACATAGCACCATGGACTCCATCCTGGGGGCCTTGGCACCCTATGCGGTGCTGTCCTCCTCCAATGTACGCGTCATCAAGGACAAGCAGACCCAATTGAACCGTGGCTTTGCCTTCATCCAGCTCTCCACCATC GAGGCAGCCCAGCTGCTGCAGATACTGCAGGCCCTACACCCACCACTCACCATTGACGGCAAGACCATCAACGTTGAGTTCGCCAAGGGTTCTAAAAG GGACATGGCCTCCAACGAAGGCAGTCGCATCAATGCTGCTTCTGTGGCCAGCACTGCCATTGCTGCGGCCCAGTGGGCCATCTCACAG GCCTCCCAGGGTGGGGAGGGTGCCTGGGCCACCCCCGAGGAGCCAACGGTCGACTACAGCTACTACCAACAGGATGAGGGGTATGGCGGCAGCCAGGGCACAGAGTCTTCCCTCTATGCCCATGGATACCTCAAGGGCACCAAGGGCCCCAGCATCACTGGAACCAAAGGGGACCCAGCTGGAGCAG GTCCTGAGGCCTCCCTAGAACCTGGGGCAGACTCTGTGTCACTGCAGGCTTTCTCCCGCACCCAGGCTGGTGCTGCCCCTAGCATCTACCAGCAGTCAGCAGCTGAGGTTAGCAGCAGCCAGGGCAGTGCTGCCAACAGCCAA TCATACACCATCATGTCACCTGCTGTGCTCAAATCTGAGCTCCAGAGCCCCACCCATCCCAGCTCTGCCCTACCACCAGCCACCAGCCCCACTGCCCAGGAGTCCTACAGCCAGTACC CTGTCCCTGATGTCTCCACCTACCAATATGATGAGACATCTGGTTACTACTATGACCCTCAGACTGGCCTCTACTATGACCCAAACTCCCAG TATTACTACAATGCTCAGAGCCAGCAGTATTTGTACTGGGATGGGGAAAGGCGGACCTATGTACCTGCCTTGGAGCAGTCAGCTGATGGGCATAAGGAGACAGGGGCACCCTCAAAGGAGGGCAAAGAAAAGAAGGAGAAGCACAAGACCAAGACAGCCCAGCAG ATTGCCAAGGACATGGAACGCTGGGCCCGCAGCCtcaacaaacaaaaggaaaacttTAAAAACAGCTTCCAGCCGATCAGCTCCCTAAGAGATGATGAAAGGCGGGAGTCAGCCACTGCAGATGCTGGCTATGCCATCCTTGAGAAGAAG GGAGCACTAGCCGAGAGGCAGCACACCAGCATGGACCTCCCAAAATTGGCCAGCGATGACCGCCCA AGCCCGCCACGGGGCCTGGTGGCAGCCTACAGTGGGGAGAGTGACAGTGAGGAGGAGCAGGAGCGAGGGGGCACTGAGCGGGAGGAAAAACTGACTGACTGGCAGAAGCTGGCCTGCCTACTTTGTCGACGTCAGTTCCCCAGCAAAGAGGCCCTCATCCGACATCAGCAGCTCTCAGGGCTCCACAAG CAAAACCTCGAGATTCACCGGCGAGCCCACCTGTCAGAAAATGAGCTGGAAGCACTAGAAAAGAATGACATGGAG CAAATGAAGTACCGGGACCGTGCAGCTGAACGCAGGGAGAAGTATGGCATCCCTGAGCCGCCAGAGCCCAAGAGGAGAAAGTACGGTGGCATGTCTGCAGCCTCTGT GGACTTTGAGCAACCTACGCGAGATGGGTTGGGCAGTGACAACATTGGCAGTCGTATGCTCCAGGCCATGGGCTGGAAAGAGGGCAGTGGCCTGGGCCGCAAGAAGCAGGGCATTATAACACCCATTGAG GCCCAGACACGGGTACGGGGCTCTGGCTTGGGTGCCCGGGGCAGCTCCTATGGGGTCACCTCAACCGAATCCTACAAGGAAACACTGCACAAGACAATGGTGACCCGCTTCAATGAGGCCCAGTGA
- the RBM10 gene encoding RNA-binding protein 10 isoform X7: MSGSPPLTARTEKVSVDAGRGGGESLQEAASPRLADHGGSSGGGWEVKRSQRLRRGPSSPRRPYQDMEYERRGGRGDRTGRYGATDRSQDDSGESRSRDHDYRDMDYRSYPREYGSQEGKHDYDDSSEEQSAEIRGQLQSHGVQAREVRLMRNKSSGQSRGFAFVEFSHLQDATRWMEANQHSLNILGQKVSMHYSDPKPKINEDWLCNKGTFTKPRMAAKVPEHPTHPWPWNPLPGALWGSPRDAMVPSLEGTLRSPTSPHDLACASQCGVQNFKRREKCFKCGVPKSEAEQKLPLGSRLDQQTLSLGGRELSQGLLPLPQPYQAQGVLASQALSQGSESSSENANDTIILRNLNPHSTMDSILGALAPYAVLSSSNVRVIKDKQTQLNRGFAFIQLSTIVEAAQLLQILQALHPPLTIDGKTINVEFAKGSKRDMASNEGSRINAASVASTAIAAAQWAISQASQGGEGAWATPEEPTVDYSYYQQDEGYGGSQGTESSLYAHGYLKGTKGPSITGTKGDPAGAGPEASLEPGADSVSLQAFSRTQAGAAPSIYQQSAAEVSSSQGSAANSQSYTIMSPAVLKSELQSPTHPSSALPPATSPTAQESYSQYPVPDVSTYQYDETSGYYYDPQTGLYYDPNSQYYYNAQSQQYLYWDGERRTYVPALEQSADGHKETGAPSKEGKEKKEKHKTKTAQQIAKDMERWARSLNKQKENFKNSFQPISSLRDDERRESATADAGYAILEKKGALAERQHTSMDLPKLASDDRPSPPRGLVAAYSGESDSEEEQERGGTEREEKLTDWQKLACLLCRRQFPSKEALIRHQQLSGLHKQNLEIHRRAHLSENELEALEKNDMEQMKYRDRAAERREKYGIPEPPEPKRRKYGGMSAASVDFEQPTRDGLGSDNIGSRMLQAMGWKEGSGLGRKKQGIITPIEAQTRVRGSGLGARGSSYGVTSTESYKETLHKTMVTRFNEAQ, encoded by the exons aggtggtCGTGGAGACAGGACTGGCCGCTATGGAGCCACTGACCGCTCGCAGGATGACAGTGGGGAGAGCCGCAGCCGAGACCACGACTACCGGGACATGGACTACCGTTCGTATCCCCGCGAATATGGCAGCCAGGAGGGCAAGCATGATTATGACGACTCATCCGAGGAGCAGAGTGCAGAG ATCCGTGGCCAGCTGCAGTCCCACGGGGTCCAAGCACGGGAGGTCCGGCTGATGCGGAACAAATCCTCAG GTCAGAGCCGGGGCTTCGCCTTCGTCGAGTTTAGTCACTTGCAGGACGCTACACGATGGATGGAAGCCAATCAG CACTCCCTCAACATCCTGGGCCAGAAGGTGTCCATGCACTACAGTGACCCCAAGCCCAAGATCAACGAGGACTGGCTTTGTAATAAG GGGACATTCACGAAACCAAGAATGGCAGCAAAAGTTCCAGAGCACCCTACCCACCCCTGGCCCTGGAACCCCCTTCCTGGGGCATTGTGGGGCTCTCCAAGGGATGCCATGGTTCCAAGTTTGGAGGGTACCCTAAGAAGCCCTACCTCCCCTCATGACCTGGCCTGTGCCTCACAGTGTGGAGTCCAGAACTTCAAACGACGTGAGAAGTGCTTCAAATGTGGTGTGCCCAAGTCAG AGGCAGAGCAGAAGCTGCCCCTCGGCTCAAGGCTGGATCAGCAGACGCTGTCACTGGGTGGACGGGAGCTAAGCCAGGGTCTGCTCCCCCTGCCACAGCCCTATCAGGCCCAGGGAGTGCTGGCCTCCCAAGCCCTGTCACAGGGCTCAGAGTCAAGCTCAGAGAATGCCAACGACA CTATCATTTTGCGCAACCTGAACCCACATAGCACCATGGACTCCATCCTGGGGGCCTTGGCACCCTATGCGGTGCTGTCCTCCTCCAATGTACGCGTCATCAAGGACAAGCAGACCCAATTGAACCGTGGCTTTGCCTTCATCCAGCTCTCCACCATCGTG GAGGCAGCCCAGCTGCTGCAGATACTGCAGGCCCTACACCCACCACTCACCATTGACGGCAAGACCATCAACGTTGAGTTCGCCAAGGGTTCTAAAAG GGACATGGCCTCCAACGAAGGCAGTCGCATCAATGCTGCTTCTGTGGCCAGCACTGCCATTGCTGCGGCCCAGTGGGCCATCTCACAG GCCTCCCAGGGTGGGGAGGGTGCCTGGGCCACCCCCGAGGAGCCAACGGTCGACTACAGCTACTACCAACAGGATGAGGGGTATGGCGGCAGCCAGGGCACAGAGTCTTCCCTCTATGCCCATGGATACCTCAAGGGCACCAAGGGCCCCAGCATCACTGGAACCAAAGGGGACCCAGCTGGAGCAG GTCCTGAGGCCTCCCTAGAACCTGGGGCAGACTCTGTGTCACTGCAGGCTTTCTCCCGCACCCAGGCTGGTGCTGCCCCTAGCATCTACCAGCAGTCAGCAGCTGAGGTTAGCAGCAGCCAGGGCAGTGCTGCCAACAGCCAA TCATACACCATCATGTCACCTGCTGTGCTCAAATCTGAGCTCCAGAGCCCCACCCATCCCAGCTCTGCCCTACCACCAGCCACCAGCCCCACTGCCCAGGAGTCCTACAGCCAGTACC CTGTCCCTGATGTCTCCACCTACCAATATGATGAGACATCTGGTTACTACTATGACCCTCAGACTGGCCTCTACTATGACCCAAACTCCCAG TATTACTACAATGCTCAGAGCCAGCAGTATTTGTACTGGGATGGGGAAAGGCGGACCTATGTACCTGCCTTGGAGCAGTCAGCTGATGGGCATAAGGAGACAGGGGCACCCTCAAAGGAGGGCAAAGAAAAGAAGGAGAAGCACAAGACCAAGACAGCCCAGCAG ATTGCCAAGGACATGGAACGCTGGGCCCGCAGCCtcaacaaacaaaaggaaaacttTAAAAACAGCTTCCAGCCGATCAGCTCCCTAAGAGATGATGAAAGGCGGGAGTCAGCCACTGCAGATGCTGGCTATGCCATCCTTGAGAAGAAG GGAGCACTAGCCGAGAGGCAGCACACCAGCATGGACCTCCCAAAATTGGCCAGCGATGACCGCCCA AGCCCGCCACGGGGCCTGGTGGCAGCCTACAGTGGGGAGAGTGACAGTGAGGAGGAGCAGGAGCGAGGGGGCACTGAGCGGGAGGAAAAACTGACTGACTGGCAGAAGCTGGCCTGCCTACTTTGTCGACGTCAGTTCCCCAGCAAAGAGGCCCTCATCCGACATCAGCAGCTCTCAGGGCTCCACAAG CAAAACCTCGAGATTCACCGGCGAGCCCACCTGTCAGAAAATGAGCTGGAAGCACTAGAAAAGAATGACATGGAG CAAATGAAGTACCGGGACCGTGCAGCTGAACGCAGGGAGAAGTATGGCATCCCTGAGCCGCCAGAGCCCAAGAGGAGAAAGTACGGTGGCATGTCTGCAGCCTCTGT GGACTTTGAGCAACCTACGCGAGATGGGTTGGGCAGTGACAACATTGGCAGTCGTATGCTCCAGGCCATGGGCTGGAAAGAGGGCAGTGGCCTGGGCCGCAAGAAGCAGGGCATTATAACACCCATTGAG GCCCAGACACGGGTACGGGGCTCTGGCTTGGGTGCCCGGGGCAGCTCCTATGGGGTCACCTCAACCGAATCCTACAAGGAAACACTGCACAAGACAATGGTGACCCGCTTCAATGAGGCCCAGTGA
- the RBM10 gene encoding RNA-binding protein 10 isoform X5, producing MSGSPPLTARTEKVSVDAGRGGGESLQEAASPRLADHGGSSGGGWEVKRSQRLRRGPSSPRRPYQDMEYERRGGRGDRTGRYGATDRSQDDSGESRSRDHDYRDMDYRSYPREYGSQEGKHDYDDSSEEQSAEDSYEASPGSETQRRRRRRHRHSPTGPPGFPRDGDYRDQDYRTEQGEEEEEEEDEEEEEKASNIVMLRMLPQAATEDDIRGQLQSHGVQAREVRLMRNKSSGQSRGFAFVEFSHLQDATRWMEANQHSLNILGQKVSMHYSDPKPKINEDWLCNKCGVQNFKRREKCFKCGVPKSEAEQKLPLGSRLDQQTLSLGGRELSQGLLPLPQPYQAQGVLASQALSQGSESSSENANDTIILRNLNPHSTMDSILGALAPYAVLSSSNVRVIKDKQTQLNRGFAFIQLSTIEAAQLLQILQALHPPLTIDGKTINVEFAKGSKRDMASNEGSRINAASVASTAIAAAQWAISQASQGGEGAWATPEEPTVDYSYYQQDEGYGGSQGTESSLYAHGYLKGTKGPSITGTKGDPAGAGPEASLEPGADSVSLQAFSRTQAGAAPSIYQQSAAEVSSSQGSAANSQSYTIMSPAVLKSELQSPTHPSSALPPATSPTAQESYSQYPVPDVSTYQYDETSGYYYDPQTGLYYDPNSQYYYNAQSQQYLYWDGERRTYVPALEQSADGHKETGAPSKEGKEKKEKHKTKTAQQIAKDMERWARSLNKQKENFKNSFQPISSLRDDERRESATADAGYAILEKKGALAERQHTSMDLPKLASDDRPSPPRGLVAAYSGESDSEEEQERGGTEREEKLTDWQKLACLLCRRQFPSKEALIRHQQLSGLHKQNLEIHRRAHLSENELEALEKNDMEQMKYRDRAAERREKYGIPEPPEPKRRKYGGMSAASVDFEQPTRDGLGSDNIGSRMLQAMGWKEGSGLGRKKQGIITPIEAQTRVRGSGLGARGSSYGVTSTESYKETLHKTMVTRFNEAQ from the exons aggtggtCGTGGAGACAGGACTGGCCGCTATGGAGCCACTGACCGCTCGCAGGATGACAGTGGGGAGAGCCGCAGCCGAGACCACGACTACCGGGACATGGACTACCGTTCGTATCCCCGCGAATATGGCAGCCAGGAGGGCAAGCATGATTATGACGACTCATCCGAGGAGCAGAGTGCAGAG GATTCGTACGAGGCCTCCCCGGGCTCCGAGACTCAGCgtaggcggcggcggcggcacagGCACAGCCCCACCGGCCCACCAGGCTTCCCCCGAGACGGCGACTATCGGGACCAGGACTATCGGACCGAgcaaggggaggaggaggaggaggaggaggatgaggaggaggaggagaaggccaGTAACATCGTCATGCTGAGGATGCTGCCACAGGCAGCCACTGAGGATGAC ATCCGTGGCCAGCTGCAGTCCCACGGGGTCCAAGCACGGGAGGTCCGGCTGATGCGGAACAAATCCTCAG GTCAGAGCCGGGGCTTCGCCTTCGTCGAGTTTAGTCACTTGCAGGACGCTACACGATGGATGGAAGCCAATCAG CACTCCCTCAACATCCTGGGCCAGAAGGTGTCCATGCACTACAGTGACCCCAAGCCCAAGATCAACGAGGACTGGCTTTGTAATAAG TGTGGAGTCCAGAACTTCAAACGACGTGAGAAGTGCTTCAAATGTGGTGTGCCCAAGTCAG AGGCAGAGCAGAAGCTGCCCCTCGGCTCAAGGCTGGATCAGCAGACGCTGTCACTGGGTGGACGGGAGCTAAGCCAGGGTCTGCTCCCCCTGCCACAGCCCTATCAGGCCCAGGGAGTGCTGGCCTCCCAAGCCCTGTCACAGGGCTCAGAGTCAAGCTCAGAGAATGCCAACGACA CTATCATTTTGCGCAACCTGAACCCACATAGCACCATGGACTCCATCCTGGGGGCCTTGGCACCCTATGCGGTGCTGTCCTCCTCCAATGTACGCGTCATCAAGGACAAGCAGACCCAATTGAACCGTGGCTTTGCCTTCATCCAGCTCTCCACCATC GAGGCAGCCCAGCTGCTGCAGATACTGCAGGCCCTACACCCACCACTCACCATTGACGGCAAGACCATCAACGTTGAGTTCGCCAAGGGTTCTAAAAG GGACATGGCCTCCAACGAAGGCAGTCGCATCAATGCTGCTTCTGTGGCCAGCACTGCCATTGCTGCGGCCCAGTGGGCCATCTCACAG GCCTCCCAGGGTGGGGAGGGTGCCTGGGCCACCCCCGAGGAGCCAACGGTCGACTACAGCTACTACCAACAGGATGAGGGGTATGGCGGCAGCCAGGGCACAGAGTCTTCCCTCTATGCCCATGGATACCTCAAGGGCACCAAGGGCCCCAGCATCACTGGAACCAAAGGGGACCCAGCTGGAGCAG GTCCTGAGGCCTCCCTAGAACCTGGGGCAGACTCTGTGTCACTGCAGGCTTTCTCCCGCACCCAGGCTGGTGCTGCCCCTAGCATCTACCAGCAGTCAGCAGCTGAGGTTAGCAGCAGCCAGGGCAGTGCTGCCAACAGCCAA TCATACACCATCATGTCACCTGCTGTGCTCAAATCTGAGCTCCAGAGCCCCACCCATCCCAGCTCTGCCCTACCACCAGCCACCAGCCCCACTGCCCAGGAGTCCTACAGCCAGTACC CTGTCCCTGATGTCTCCACCTACCAATATGATGAGACATCTGGTTACTACTATGACCCTCAGACTGGCCTCTACTATGACCCAAACTCCCAG TATTACTACAATGCTCAGAGCCAGCAGTATTTGTACTGGGATGGGGAAAGGCGGACCTATGTACCTGCCTTGGAGCAGTCAGCTGATGGGCATAAGGAGACAGGGGCACCCTCAAAGGAGGGCAAAGAAAAGAAGGAGAAGCACAAGACCAAGACAGCCCAGCAG ATTGCCAAGGACATGGAACGCTGGGCCCGCAGCCtcaacaaacaaaaggaaaacttTAAAAACAGCTTCCAGCCGATCAGCTCCCTAAGAGATGATGAAAGGCGGGAGTCAGCCACTGCAGATGCTGGCTATGCCATCCTTGAGAAGAAG GGAGCACTAGCCGAGAGGCAGCACACCAGCATGGACCTCCCAAAATTGGCCAGCGATGACCGCCCA AGCCCGCCACGGGGCCTGGTGGCAGCCTACAGTGGGGAGAGTGACAGTGAGGAGGAGCAGGAGCGAGGGGGCACTGAGCGGGAGGAAAAACTGACTGACTGGCAGAAGCTGGCCTGCCTACTTTGTCGACGTCAGTTCCCCAGCAAAGAGGCCCTCATCCGACATCAGCAGCTCTCAGGGCTCCACAAG CAAAACCTCGAGATTCACCGGCGAGCCCACCTGTCAGAAAATGAGCTGGAAGCACTAGAAAAGAATGACATGGAG CAAATGAAGTACCGGGACCGTGCAGCTGAACGCAGGGAGAAGTATGGCATCCCTGAGCCGCCAGAGCCCAAGAGGAGAAAGTACGGTGGCATGTCTGCAGCCTCTGT GGACTTTGAGCAACCTACGCGAGATGGGTTGGGCAGTGACAACATTGGCAGTCGTATGCTCCAGGCCATGGGCTGGAAAGAGGGCAGTGGCCTGGGCCGCAAGAAGCAGGGCATTATAACACCCATTGAG GCCCAGACACGGGTACGGGGCTCTGGCTTGGGTGCCCGGGGCAGCTCCTATGGGGTCACCTCAACCGAATCCTACAAGGAAACACTGCACAAGACAATGGTGACCCGCTTCAATGAGGCCCAGTGA
- the RBM10 gene encoding RNA-binding protein 10 isoform X4, with the protein MSGSPPLTARTEKVSVDAGRGGGESLQEAASPRLADHGGSSGGGWEVKRSQRLRRGPSSPRRPYQDMEYERRGGRGDRTGRYGATDRSQDDSGESRSRDHDYRDMDYRSYPREYGSQEGKHDYDDSSEEQSAEDSYEASPGSETQRRRRRRHRHSPTGPPGFPRDGDYRDQDYRTEQGEEEEEEEDEEEEEKASNIVMLRMLPQAATEDDIRGQLQSHGVQAREVRLMRNKSSGQSRGFAFVEFSHLQDATRWMEANQHSLNILGQKVSMHYSDPKPKINEDWLCNKCGVQNFKRREKCFKCGVPKSEAEQKLPLGSRLDQQTLSLGGRELSQGLLPLPQPYQAQGVLASQALSQGSESSSENANDTIILRNLNPHSTMDSILGALAPYAVLSSSNVRVIKDKQTQLNRGFAFIQLSTIVEAAQLLQILQALHPPLTIDGKTINVEFAKGSKRDMASNEGSRINAASVASTAIAAAQWAISQASQGGEGAWATPEEPTVDYSYYQQDEGYGGSQGTESSLYAHGYLKGTKGPSITGTKGDPAGAGPEASLEPGADSVSLQAFSRTQAGAAPSIYQQSAAEVSSSQGSAANSQSYTIMSPAVLKSELQSPTHPSSALPPATSPTAQESYSQYPVPDVSTYQYDETSGYYYDPQTGLYYDPNSQYYYNAQSQQYLYWDGERRTYVPALEQSADGHKETGAPSKEGKEKKEKHKTKTAQQIAKDMERWARSLNKQKENFKNSFQPISSLRDDERRESATADAGYAILEKKGALAERQHTSMDLPKLASDDRPSPPRGLVAAYSGESDSEEEQERGGTEREEKLTDWQKLACLLCRRQFPSKEALIRHQQLSGLHKQNLEIHRRAHLSENELEALEKNDMEQMKYRDRAAERREKYGIPEPPEPKRRKYGGMSAASVDFEQPTRDGLGSDNIGSRMLQAMGWKEGSGLGRKKQGIITPIEAQTRVRGSGLGARGSSYGVTSTESYKETLHKTMVTRFNEAQ; encoded by the exons aggtggtCGTGGAGACAGGACTGGCCGCTATGGAGCCACTGACCGCTCGCAGGATGACAGTGGGGAGAGCCGCAGCCGAGACCACGACTACCGGGACATGGACTACCGTTCGTATCCCCGCGAATATGGCAGCCAGGAGGGCAAGCATGATTATGACGACTCATCCGAGGAGCAGAGTGCAGAG GATTCGTACGAGGCCTCCCCGGGCTCCGAGACTCAGCgtaggcggcggcggcggcacagGCACAGCCCCACCGGCCCACCAGGCTTCCCCCGAGACGGCGACTATCGGGACCAGGACTATCGGACCGAgcaaggggaggaggaggaggaggaggaggatgaggaggaggaggagaaggccaGTAACATCGTCATGCTGAGGATGCTGCCACAGGCAGCCACTGAGGATGAC ATCCGTGGCCAGCTGCAGTCCCACGGGGTCCAAGCACGGGAGGTCCGGCTGATGCGGAACAAATCCTCAG GTCAGAGCCGGGGCTTCGCCTTCGTCGAGTTTAGTCACTTGCAGGACGCTACACGATGGATGGAAGCCAATCAG CACTCCCTCAACATCCTGGGCCAGAAGGTGTCCATGCACTACAGTGACCCCAAGCCCAAGATCAACGAGGACTGGCTTTGTAATAAG TGTGGAGTCCAGAACTTCAAACGACGTGAGAAGTGCTTCAAATGTGGTGTGCCCAAGTCAG AGGCAGAGCAGAAGCTGCCCCTCGGCTCAAGGCTGGATCAGCAGACGCTGTCACTGGGTGGACGGGAGCTAAGCCAGGGTCTGCTCCCCCTGCCACAGCCCTATCAGGCCCAGGGAGTGCTGGCCTCCCAAGCCCTGTCACAGGGCTCAGAGTCAAGCTCAGAGAATGCCAACGACA CTATCATTTTGCGCAACCTGAACCCACATAGCACCATGGACTCCATCCTGGGGGCCTTGGCACCCTATGCGGTGCTGTCCTCCTCCAATGTACGCGTCATCAAGGACAAGCAGACCCAATTGAACCGTGGCTTTGCCTTCATCCAGCTCTCCACCATCGTG GAGGCAGCCCAGCTGCTGCAGATACTGCAGGCCCTACACCCACCACTCACCATTGACGGCAAGACCATCAACGTTGAGTTCGCCAAGGGTTCTAAAAG GGACATGGCCTCCAACGAAGGCAGTCGCATCAATGCTGCTTCTGTGGCCAGCACTGCCATTGCTGCGGCCCAGTGGGCCATCTCACAG GCCTCCCAGGGTGGGGAGGGTGCCTGGGCCACCCCCGAGGAGCCAACGGTCGACTACAGCTACTACCAACAGGATGAGGGGTATGGCGGCAGCCAGGGCACAGAGTCTTCCCTCTATGCCCATGGATACCTCAAGGGCACCAAGGGCCCCAGCATCACTGGAACCAAAGGGGACCCAGCTGGAGCAG GTCCTGAGGCCTCCCTAGAACCTGGGGCAGACTCTGTGTCACTGCAGGCTTTCTCCCGCACCCAGGCTGGTGCTGCCCCTAGCATCTACCAGCAGTCAGCAGCTGAGGTTAGCAGCAGCCAGGGCAGTGCTGCCAACAGCCAA TCATACACCATCATGTCACCTGCTGTGCTCAAATCTGAGCTCCAGAGCCCCACCCATCCCAGCTCTGCCCTACCACCAGCCACCAGCCCCACTGCCCAGGAGTCCTACAGCCAGTACC CTGTCCCTGATGTCTCCACCTACCAATATGATGAGACATCTGGTTACTACTATGACCCTCAGACTGGCCTCTACTATGACCCAAACTCCCAG TATTACTACAATGCTCAGAGCCAGCAGTATTTGTACTGGGATGGGGAAAGGCGGACCTATGTACCTGCCTTGGAGCAGTCAGCTGATGGGCATAAGGAGACAGGGGCACCCTCAAAGGAGGGCAAAGAAAAGAAGGAGAAGCACAAGACCAAGACAGCCCAGCAG ATTGCCAAGGACATGGAACGCTGGGCCCGCAGCCtcaacaaacaaaaggaaaacttTAAAAACAGCTTCCAGCCGATCAGCTCCCTAAGAGATGATGAAAGGCGGGAGTCAGCCACTGCAGATGCTGGCTATGCCATCCTTGAGAAGAAG GGAGCACTAGCCGAGAGGCAGCACACCAGCATGGACCTCCCAAAATTGGCCAGCGATGACCGCCCA AGCCCGCCACGGGGCCTGGTGGCAGCCTACAGTGGGGAGAGTGACAGTGAGGAGGAGCAGGAGCGAGGGGGCACTGAGCGGGAGGAAAAACTGACTGACTGGCAGAAGCTGGCCTGCCTACTTTGTCGACGTCAGTTCCCCAGCAAAGAGGCCCTCATCCGACATCAGCAGCTCTCAGGGCTCCACAAG CAAAACCTCGAGATTCACCGGCGAGCCCACCTGTCAGAAAATGAGCTGGAAGCACTAGAAAAGAATGACATGGAG CAAATGAAGTACCGGGACCGTGCAGCTGAACGCAGGGAGAAGTATGGCATCCCTGAGCCGCCAGAGCCCAAGAGGAGAAAGTACGGTGGCATGTCTGCAGCCTCTGT GGACTTTGAGCAACCTACGCGAGATGGGTTGGGCAGTGACAACATTGGCAGTCGTATGCTCCAGGCCATGGGCTGGAAAGAGGGCAGTGGCCTGGGCCGCAAGAAGCAGGGCATTATAACACCCATTGAG GCCCAGACACGGGTACGGGGCTCTGGCTTGGGTGCCCGGGGCAGCTCCTATGGGGTCACCTCAACCGAATCCTACAAGGAAACACTGCACAAGACAATGGTGACCCGCTTCAATGAGGCCCAGTGA